In Vibrio japonicus, the following are encoded in one genomic region:
- the yciH gene encoding stress response translation initiation inhibitor YciH, with amino-acid sequence MSLVYSTEVGRIKPEEEKVQRPKGDGIVRIQRQTKGRKGKGVCVVSGLDLDDAPLKLLAAELKKVCGCGGSVKDDTIEIQGDARDKIKAHLEKKGFTVKLAGG; translated from the coding sequence ATGAGCCTAGTATATTCGACCGAAGTTGGTCGCATTAAACCAGAAGAAGAGAAAGTCCAACGTCCCAAAGGCGATGGCATCGTACGCATTCAAAGACAAACTAAAGGCCGCAAAGGCAAAGGTGTGTGTGTGGTTTCTGGGTTAGACCTTGATGACGCGCCACTAAAACTATTAGCTGCAGAGCTTAAGAAAGTATGTGGCTGTGGTGGTTCTGTTAAAGATGACACAATCGAAATTCAGGGTGACGCACGCGATAAAATTAAAGCTCACTTAGAGAAGAAAGGTTTTACAGTCAAACTTGCAGGTGGCTAA
- a CDS encoding HlyU family transcriptional regulator produces the protein MGLFSRLFGRKETDKKEEDVEPVEYKGFLIYQEALSEGGQYRIAGRITKEMDGEVKTHRFIRSDVLASKTDANEFMLKKAQMFIDQMGDNIFQ, from the coding sequence GTGGGACTTTTTTCGCGTTTGTTTGGTAGAAAAGAAACGGATAAAAAAGAAGAAGATGTCGAGCCAGTGGAATACAAAGGCTTTCTTATTTATCAAGAAGCACTTTCTGAAGGCGGTCAATATAGAATTGCTGGGCGCATCACAAAGGAAATGGACGGAGAAGTCAAAACACACCGATTCATTCGTTCCGATGTCTTAGCAAGCAAAACTGATGCAAATGAGTTTATGCTTAAGAAAGCGCAGATGTTTATCGATCAAATGGGCGACAACATTTTTCAGTAA
- the vxrB gene encoding response regulator transcription factor VxrB, translating into MKQTLLLVEDDKNLADGLLVSLEQAGYECFHSETIADVGQYWEQADLVILDRQLPDGDSVEHLAEWKKLKDVPVILLTALVTVKDKVAGLDAGANDYLTKPFAEAELFARIRAQLRTPESESQDESKVTTEHLVIDKSTREVLYKQESITLTRTEFDLLLFLASNLGRVFTRDELLDHVWGYNHFPTTRTVDTHVLQLRQKLPGLEIETLRGVGYKMKA; encoded by the coding sequence GTGAAACAGACACTGCTTCTCGTTGAAGATGATAAAAACCTAGCAGATGGGCTTTTAGTTAGCCTAGAACAAGCGGGATACGAGTGTTTCCACTCAGAAACAATAGCTGATGTTGGGCAGTATTGGGAACAAGCCGATCTAGTGATTCTTGATCGTCAATTACCAGATGGAGACTCAGTAGAGCACCTAGCTGAGTGGAAAAAACTCAAAGACGTACCTGTAATCCTGTTAACAGCGCTAGTTACAGTAAAAGATAAAGTCGCGGGACTCGATGCAGGCGCCAATGACTATCTGACAAAACCGTTCGCAGAGGCAGAATTATTCGCCCGAATTCGTGCCCAGCTACGAACGCCTGAAAGCGAAAGTCAAGATGAGTCGAAAGTGACCACAGAGCATTTAGTTATAGACAAGTCAACACGCGAAGTGCTTTACAAACAGGAATCGATTACGCTAACACGAACTGAATTTGATCTACTACTGTTCTTAGCGAGCAATTTAGGACGGGTGTTCACACGTGATGAGTTACTGGATCATGTGTGGGGATACAACCATTTCCCGACGACACGTACCGTCGATACTCACGTATTACAGCTTCGCCAAAAACTGCCAGGCCTAGAGATAGAAACTCTACGTGGTGTTGGCTATAAAATGAAAGCGTAA
- a CDS encoding YoaH family protein, which translates to MFDELPQLSHEEQQKAVEKIQELMAEGISTAQAIKIVAEQIREEAKKR; encoded by the coding sequence ATGTTTGATGAATTACCACAGCTCAGTCATGAAGAGCAGCAAAAAGCTGTAGAAAAAATTCAAGAGCTGATGGCGGAAGGAATCAGCACAGCACAAGCCATCAAAATAGTCGCAGAGCAGATTCGCGAAGAGGCTAAAAAGCGTTAA
- a CDS encoding GGDEF domain-containing protein, with translation MPYSYVTTIWFRLLLPIVSLICLYIGFDVATSYTESNIGILSNLPYVLFLSCIALARAFKQNQIAMLASTLIIAYWLIQTRLQSPLASGSTMLELSLLAALLPMSLALVFNHNESTSFAKSLIVYLATIISIVLWCYLMLSHFYEGGLDNINETFLFVVSNVSRIPFILVVYFVGMILVFAICLMSLNRTVDVAVYSSALLAGTTFILFHIPYISSMLYSMSGILLLIYLVAASYEMAFNDQLTEIPGRLALETDLKHLGKRYCIAMLDVDHFKSFNDNYGHDTGDEVLRLIAQQLTHIKGNAKVYRYGGEEFAILFRDKSADEVKDHLERLRISIASYDLHLRDYSSRPKGDQLSVKNCMQSQSGEVVNVTISIGVCDNTHHRHVKQVLKQADVALYEAKQKGRNRVCFA, from the coding sequence ATGCCTTATTCCTATGTCACTACAATTTGGTTTCGCTTACTGTTACCAATTGTGTCATTGATTTGTCTCTATATTGGGTTCGACGTAGCAACGAGCTATACAGAGTCAAACATTGGCATATTGTCCAATTTGCCTTATGTTCTGTTTTTGTCTTGCATTGCACTTGCTAGGGCGTTTAAACAGAACCAAATTGCCATGCTCGCAAGCACACTTATCATCGCTTATTGGCTTATACAGACTCGTCTCCAGTCCCCATTGGCATCAGGCTCTACTATGTTGGAGCTCTCTTTATTGGCCGCACTGTTACCAATGAGTCTTGCTCTTGTCTTCAATCATAACGAAAGTACATCATTTGCTAAATCACTCATCGTTTATTTAGCCACTATTATATCGATTGTATTGTGGTGCTATTTAATGTTGTCTCACTTTTATGAAGGTGGACTTGATAACATCAACGAAACGTTTTTATTTGTCGTATCTAACGTTTCTCGGATCCCTTTCATTCTAGTCGTTTATTTCGTTGGAATGATTTTAGTATTTGCGATTTGTCTGATGAGTCTGAATCGAACTGTGGATGTCGCCGTTTATTCCTCTGCTCTTTTAGCGGGAACAACATTCATACTTTTCCATATTCCTTATATTTCTAGCATGTTGTATTCGATGTCGGGAATATTGCTACTTATCTACCTCGTGGCTGCCAGCTATGAAATGGCATTTAACGACCAATTAACCGAAATTCCAGGGCGACTCGCTTTGGAAACAGACCTTAAACATTTAGGTAAGCGTTATTGTATTGCGATGTTAGACGTTGACCATTTTAAGTCGTTCAACGACAATTACGGCCATGACACAGGTGATGAAGTGTTACGCTTGATCGCACAGCAGTTAACCCATATTAAAGGTAATGCAAAAGTTTACCGTTATGGTGGTGAAGAGTTTGCTATTTTGTTCAGAGATAAAAGTGCAGATGAAGTAAAAGACCATCTTGAGCGGTTAAGAATCTCCATCGCCAGTTACGATTTACATTTACGAGACTATAGTTCTCGCCCCAAAGGTGACCAATTGAGTGTAAAAAACTGCATGCAATCTCAATCTGGGGAGGTGGTGAATGTCACGATCAGTATTGGTGTTTGCGATAACACACACCATAGGCACGTAAAACAGGTTTTGAAGCAAGCGGATGTCGCACTGTACGAAGCAAAACAAAAAGGAAGGAATCGAGTCTGCTT
- the pntB gene encoding Re/Si-specific NAD(P)(+) transhydrogenase subunit beta: protein MSAGLVQAAYIVAALFFILSLAGLSKQESARAGNYYGIAGMTIALIATIFGPESQGFAWIIIAMAIGGAIGIYYAKKVEMTEMPELVAILHSFVGLAAVLVGFNSYLDAPVAATHAEHVIHLVEVFLGVFIGAVTFTGSIVAFGKLRGVISSSPLNLPHKHKMNLAAVVVSTLLMLYFVNADGSMFALIVMTLIAFAFGYHLVASIGGADMPVVVSMLNSYSGWAAAAAGFMLANDLLIVTGALVGSSGAILSYIMCKAMNRSFISVIAGGFGQEISISSNVDHGEHRETSAEEVAELLKNSRSVIITPGYGMAVAQAQYPVYEITETLRAKGVNVRFGIHPVAGRLPGHMNVLLAEAKVPYDIVLEMDEINDDFNETDTVLVIGANDTVNPAAQEDPNSPIAGMPVLEVWNSKNVIVFKRSMNTGYAGVQNPLFFKDNTQMLFGDAKESVEAIFKAL, encoded by the coding sequence ATGTCTGCAGGATTAGTACAAGCAGCTTACATTGTTGCTGCATTATTCTTTATTTTGAGTCTCGCTGGCTTATCTAAGCAGGAATCTGCAAGAGCAGGTAACTACTATGGTATCGCTGGTATGACGATCGCTTTGATCGCAACGATCTTTGGCCCGGAGTCACAAGGCTTTGCTTGGATCATTATTGCAATGGCGATCGGTGGTGCGATCGGTATTTACTACGCTAAAAAAGTTGAAATGACAGAAATGCCTGAGCTTGTGGCAATTCTTCACAGCTTTGTTGGTTTAGCGGCTGTTTTGGTGGGTTTCAACAGCTATCTTGATGCACCAGTGGCCGCAACTCATGCTGAGCATGTAATTCATTTAGTTGAGGTCTTCTTGGGCGTATTCATCGGTGCGGTTACCTTTACTGGTTCTATCGTAGCGTTTGGTAAGCTTCGTGGTGTTATCTCTTCATCACCACTTAACTTGCCACACAAACACAAGATGAACTTAGCGGCGGTTGTTGTATCAACACTGCTCATGCTTTACTTCGTTAACGCAGATGGCAGCATGTTCGCTCTTATTGTGATGACACTGATCGCCTTCGCTTTTGGTTACCACCTTGTTGCTTCAATTGGTGGCGCTGATATGCCAGTTGTTGTTTCAATGCTGAACTCATACTCGGGTTGGGCAGCAGCAGCAGCGGGCTTCATGTTAGCAAATGATCTACTCATCGTTACTGGTGCACTTGTGGGTTCTTCTGGTGCGATACTCTCTTACATCATGTGTAAAGCGATGAACCGTTCGTTTATCAGCGTGATTGCTGGTGGCTTTGGTCAGGAAATCAGCATTTCAAGTAATGTAGATCACGGTGAACACCGCGAAACATCAGCAGAAGAGGTTGCAGAGCTACTTAAGAACTCTAGATCAGTGATTATCACTCCAGGATATGGTATGGCGGTAGCGCAAGCTCAATACCCAGTCTACGAGATTACTGAAACCCTTCGTGCAAAAGGTGTGAACGTGCGTTTTGGTATTCACCCTGTGGCGGGCCGTCTTCCTGGACACATGAACGTGTTACTGGCTGAAGCAAAAGTACCATACGATATTGTTCTTGAAATGGATGAAATCAATGATGATTTTAATGAGACAGATACCGTACTGGTTATTGGCGCGAACGATACAGTAAACCCTGCCGCTCAAGAAGACCCGAACAGTCCTATCGCAGGTATGCCGGTTCTTGAAGTATGGAACTCGAAGAACGTTATTGTTTTCAAACGTTCTATGAATACGGGCTATGCTGGTGTCCAAAACCCTCTCTTCTTTAAAGACAACACACAAATGCTGTTTGGTGATGCTAAAGAAAGTGTAGAGGCAATCTTCAAAGCACTGTAA
- the traF gene encoding conjugal transfer protein TraF, with the protein MTKLIRVLPLSVALFASSATAANYAIEARGDAMGGVGVVSANFLTAPFYNPALTAIYRRNDDLGMILPSIGLTYNDQDSFIDDIDKAADLIDEVQSDPSKAGELEQALDDLHGDQLKVELGGVVAFALPNRFVAANAFGKAYTESYVSPSIADTGNIVDDANDSRIQAVSVAVTEVGLALAKYQTFMGQHIAVGVSPKLQRIYTYAYEATLKDYDLKDVRDNSTGETVLNADAGFVWFYGPLRAGISASNIVARDIETKSMPSNPNQTYSYKLRPSYTVGFGLVADYATLSVDYDLNEEKRYTGFDDNTQMLRVGGEIDLLRQLKLRAGWKRNLAYDNLDDTLTAGIGLSPLNLFQLDIGASYTNENSMGGYINFLTSY; encoded by the coding sequence ATGACAAAATTAATTAGAGTCCTCCCACTTTCCGTTGCGCTCTTTGCTTCGAGCGCGACTGCTGCCAATTATGCAATCGAAGCAAGAGGTGACGCGATGGGTGGAGTAGGCGTTGTATCAGCAAACTTTCTTACAGCCCCATTTTATAACCCAGCCCTAACAGCCATCTATCGCCGCAACGATGATCTCGGCATGATTTTACCTAGTATTGGTTTGACTTATAACGACCAAGACTCTTTCATCGACGATATTGATAAGGCAGCAGATCTTATTGACGAGGTGCAAAGCGACCCTAGCAAGGCTGGTGAATTAGAACAAGCACTCGACGATCTTCATGGCGATCAGCTCAAAGTTGAACTCGGAGGTGTTGTTGCATTTGCGCTACCTAACCGTTTTGTAGCCGCTAATGCCTTTGGTAAAGCCTATACAGAATCTTACGTGAGTCCATCTATTGCCGATACAGGAAATATCGTTGATGACGCCAATGATAGTAGAATTCAGGCGGTTTCTGTCGCAGTGACCGAAGTAGGGTTAGCGCTAGCAAAGTATCAAACGTTCATGGGGCAGCATATCGCCGTTGGCGTTTCTCCAAAATTGCAACGTATTTATACCTATGCATATGAAGCAACGCTCAAGGATTACGATCTAAAAGACGTCAGGGATAACTCCACGGGTGAAACAGTTTTGAATGCAGATGCAGGGTTTGTTTGGTTTTACGGTCCGTTGAGAGCCGGGATCTCAGCGAGTAATATAGTGGCGAGAGATATTGAAACGAAATCGATGCCATCAAACCCAAATCAAACGTACTCATATAAATTACGCCCAAGCTATACAGTAGGCTTTGGACTTGTCGCTGACTATGCCACGTTGAGTGTGGACTACGATCTGAATGAAGAAAAACGCTACACAGGGTTCGACGACAACACTCAAATGCTACGCGTTGGTGGCGAAATTGATCTGCTTCGCCAGCTTAAATTAAGGGCAGGGTGGAAGCGTAATCTAGCGTACGACAATTTAGACGATACATTAACCGCAGGTATCGGTCTTTCTCCGCTTAACTTGTTTCAACTAGATATTGGTGCGAGTTACACCAATGAAAACTCCATGGGCGGCTACATCAATTTCTTGACGAGCTACTAA
- a CDS encoding DUF3319 domain-containing protein, which produces MAAASYRGFILKTVGNSSEVWQVQIKKHLLSGSMAAVKKSIDWFCDTASIIDPKEFSSLAAQKQAQGARQEVFNGYLLKNDTGEANGWYCLFNGQLIKGGKLAIQKHIEAYLQAKQRAEKQQMK; this is translated from the coding sequence ATGGCCGCAGCTTCTTATCGAGGTTTTATCCTCAAAACTGTCGGGAATTCAAGCGAAGTCTGGCAAGTTCAAATTAAAAAACATCTGTTGTCAGGTAGCATGGCTGCAGTTAAGAAAAGCATCGATTGGTTTTGTGATACAGCTTCTATTATTGATCCTAAAGAATTTAGCTCGTTAGCGGCACAAAAGCAGGCTCAAGGGGCTAGACAAGAAGTTTTTAACGGCTACCTGTTGAAAAATGACACCGGGGAAGCTAACGGTTGGTACTGCTTGTTTAATGGCCAACTAATTAAAGGGGGAAAACTTGCCATTCAAAAGCACATCGAGGCATACTTACAGGCCAAGCAAAGAGCTGAAAAGCAACAGATGAAGTAA
- a CDS encoding DUF2861 family protein — translation MFKRTAILGALIFSAPAFTKDVPWFQSNTPLTQAHKHLLNSDLPGMFSSLVEVWQLGKNQTINPHLNELLLQSLEVDCGKSLDTKPLPDWLKSVVVKQTDIQSPGRDSYRASVEVESSVAVSDVSLTKWVSRSLTTDNVLSSVQLSDTVTKYVKRYNLNSRMTMGLYRIDVTGIDNSIWSSWLVLGEFKAKVAVRWQSKEQWKVEKNALLNPHCPLPKLDVSLYDYVEGKYNRVWGKVYESDYPSSIDSGVVPAGRYVLAVAVNQTRWQGPIVVEQSQTISKTYDVSLEE, via the coding sequence ATGTTTAAACGTACTGCTATATTAGGTGCACTAATCTTTAGTGCACCTGCATTTACTAAAGATGTTCCTTGGTTTCAAAGCAATACGCCTTTGACTCAGGCGCACAAACATTTGCTCAACAGCGATCTTCCCGGGATGTTCTCTTCGCTAGTTGAAGTGTGGCAATTGGGAAAAAATCAAACCATCAACCCTCATTTGAATGAGCTTCTCCTTCAGTCCCTTGAGGTAGACTGCGGTAAATCGTTAGATACAAAACCGCTACCAGATTGGCTTAAAAGTGTTGTTGTCAAACAGACAGATATACAAAGTCCCGGTCGCGATTCCTATAGAGCCAGTGTTGAAGTAGAGTCAAGCGTTGCTGTTTCAGATGTTTCACTCACCAAATGGGTGTCACGCTCCTTAACGACCGATAACGTACTCTCATCAGTTCAACTCTCAGACACCGTCACGAAATATGTTAAGAGATATAATCTAAACAGCAGAATGACGATGGGCCTTTACCGAATTGATGTGACTGGCATTGATAATTCGATCTGGAGTTCTTGGTTAGTCCTAGGAGAATTTAAAGCGAAAGTGGCCGTTCGTTGGCAGTCGAAAGAACAATGGAAAGTTGAAAAAAACGCGCTACTAAATCCACATTGCCCGTTGCCTAAACTTGACGTTTCCTTATATGACTATGTTGAAGGTAAATATAATCGAGTTTGGGGAAAAGTCTATGAGTCTGACTATCCTAGCTCAATTGATTCAGGCGTTGTTCCCGCAGGAAGGTATGTTTTAGCTGTCGCCGTTAATCAAACACGCTGGCAAGGACCGATAGTTGTTGAACAATCCCAAACTATTAGTAAAACATATGATGTTTCGCTAGAGGAATAA
- the vxrA gene encoding sensor histidine kinase VxrA, which produces MGSASAFADSLPERIDTFIDSFEKSDSIVVYDIRNLQSDYPTRLLTPESMLPQTSAYPLRDIQRLYQLSQTCTGKLPLSPLVTEPLVFTRAMCKGNTLSSKWFARSSLIHPGGGTYASRYAQVFPEKQASLEQYMHIKERALEPDDTLLGRLQRMNEETILSLIAGSSMFLEQDELWLRKNDNYLVYPSNIWMQSIDDAGLQFTVRNSSDSCFVQRGNLCWDVKDRSDILRLSMVALVIANILLVLGWSVYRWNTKRKDMKSRMLILQILTHELRTPIASLSLTVEGFRREFEKLPESVYDEFRRLCEDSRRLRQLAEASKDYLQSDSKPLASEWVPSVQEWLEFKIEEEFNADIEFVINEDVAAKLNVYWLGTCIDNLLRNAVKYGVGPVVLEVKTSNQMLTVKVIDQGKLSKKDWRHLRKPFVSKSGLGLGLTIVESMVSRMGGKMSLIGPPTTFILEIPCETDTASR; this is translated from the coding sequence ATGGGATCTGCAAGTGCATTCGCAGATTCTCTACCGGAGCGTATAGACACTTTCATCGACTCGTTTGAGAAGAGTGATTCGATCGTTGTATACGACATTCGCAACCTTCAGTCAGACTATCCGACGCGTCTACTTACGCCTGAATCAATGCTTCCTCAGACTTCGGCTTACCCTCTACGAGATATCCAGAGGCTTTATCAGCTATCTCAAACCTGCACAGGAAAACTACCTCTAAGCCCTTTGGTTACGGAGCCCCTAGTGTTTACGCGTGCGATGTGTAAAGGGAATACGTTAAGCAGTAAGTGGTTTGCCCGAAGCTCATTAATTCACCCAGGTGGTGGGACTTATGCAAGTCGCTATGCTCAAGTATTTCCTGAAAAACAGGCGTCGCTTGAACAATATATGCATATAAAAGAAAGAGCGCTCGAGCCTGATGACACTCTGTTGGGCAGACTTCAGCGTATGAATGAAGAAACCATACTGTCACTCATTGCTGGATCCAGTATGTTTTTAGAGCAAGACGAATTGTGGTTGAGAAAAAATGACAACTACCTAGTGTATCCTTCAAACATTTGGATGCAGAGTATTGATGACGCAGGTCTTCAATTTACTGTAAGAAACAGCTCTGACAGTTGTTTTGTTCAACGTGGCAACTTGTGCTGGGATGTTAAAGACAGATCAGACATTCTCAGACTGAGTATGGTGGCTTTGGTTATCGCCAACATTTTGCTTGTCCTTGGTTGGTCGGTGTACCGCTGGAATACCAAGCGCAAAGATATGAAAAGTCGGATGCTCATTTTGCAGATTCTTACACATGAGCTTCGAACGCCTATCGCCAGTCTCTCTCTTACTGTTGAAGGTTTCAGGCGAGAGTTCGAGAAACTACCCGAATCAGTATATGATGAGTTCAGACGTTTATGTGAAGACTCACGACGCCTTCGTCAGCTCGCGGAGGCAAGTAAAGATTACTTACAATCTGACAGTAAACCTTTGGCTTCAGAATGGGTACCGTCCGTTCAGGAATGGTTAGAGTTTAAGATTGAAGAAGAGTTTAATGCGGATATAGAGTTCGTAATTAACGAAGATGTTGCGGCCAAGCTTAATGTATACTGGCTTGGAACGTGTATTGATAATTTATTAAGAAATGCAGTGAAATACGGGGTAGGCCCCGTGGTGTTGGAGGTAAAAACTTCCAACCAGATGCTCACTGTTAAAGTTATAGACCAAGGAAAGCTGAGCAAAAAGGACTGGCGTCATTTACGTAAGCCTTTTGTAAGCAAAAGTGGCCTTGGATTAGGTTTAACAATTGTTGAATCTATGGTCAGTCGAATGGGCGGTAAAATGTCATTAATCGGGCCACCAACAACGTTTATATTGGAGATACCTTGTGAAACAGACACTGCTTCTCGTTGA
- a CDS encoding late competence development ComFB family protein, producing the protein MQISEEVHNYMETLVGQVLAQPEYIESFTHTQLSDLACLALSQLRPIYIRHDVDFLSALPEERLVQLKNHAVTAVENAKGMILEDRRQGRIDEIPVLFTKQKFDEDVELEWYETPILPTKP; encoded by the coding sequence ATGCAAATTAGTGAAGAAGTACACAATTACATGGAAACGCTGGTGGGCCAAGTACTGGCGCAACCAGAATATATTGAATCTTTTACCCATACTCAATTGTCAGATTTGGCTTGTTTGGCATTAAGCCAACTTAGACCAATATACATTAGGCATGACGTAGACTTTTTGTCAGCATTGCCAGAAGAGCGTTTGGTCCAACTCAAAAATCACGCAGTGACAGCGGTAGAGAATGCCAAAGGAATGATCCTTGAAGATAGACGACAGGGTCGAATTGATGAGATACCCGTGTTGTTTACTAAACAAAAGTTTGATGAAGATGTGGAATTGGAATGGTATGAAACGCCAATTCTACCAACAAAACCTTAA
- the pntA gene encoding Re/Si-specific NAD(P)(+) transhydrogenase subunit alpha has translation MQIGVPKERLAGEARVAASPKSVEQLIKLGFEVKIESGAGELASFDNSAFEAAGAKIVSLEEVWQSDLILKVNAPLTDKDADEISLLKEGATLVSFIWPAQNPELMEKLSSKNINVMAMDSVPRISRAQSLDALSSMANIAGYRAVVEAAHEFGRFFTGQITAAGKVPPAKVLVAGAGVAGLAAIGAAGSLGAIVRAFDVRPEVKEQVQSMGAEFLEVDFKEDSGSGDGYAKEMSDEFNKKAAELYAEQAKDVDIIITTALIPGRPAPKLITKEMVDSMKAGSVIVDLAAANGGNCEYTVADKVITTENGVKIVGYTDMVARLPTQSSQLYSTNLVNLIKLLCKEKDGNIDIDFEDVVIRGVTVVKEGEVTWPAPPIKVSAQPAQQAPVQPKIEPKVKEPTSPAKKFGALVAGVAVFGWIASVAPAAFLSHFTVFVLACVVGYYVVWNVTHALHTPLMSVTNAISGIIVVGALLQIGQGNGVVSFLAFVAVLIASINIFGGFTVTKRMLEMFRKD, from the coding sequence ATGCAAATTGGTGTGCCAAAAGAAAGACTCGCAGGTGAAGCGCGAGTGGCTGCATCGCCGAAATCGGTCGAGCAGTTAATTAAATTAGGATTTGAAGTAAAGATTGAATCCGGTGCGGGGGAACTAGCAAGCTTTGACAATTCGGCGTTTGAAGCTGCTGGAGCAAAGATTGTTTCCTTAGAAGAGGTTTGGCAATCAGACCTAATCTTAAAAGTAAACGCTCCTTTAACTGACAAAGACGCGGATGAGATAAGTCTACTCAAAGAAGGCGCGACGTTAGTTAGTTTTATCTGGCCAGCTCAAAACCCAGAATTAATGGAAAAGCTATCCAGTAAGAACATCAACGTCATGGCGATGGACTCAGTTCCACGTATTTCACGAGCGCAATCGCTAGATGCACTTTCTTCAATGGCTAACATTGCTGGTTATCGTGCAGTCGTTGAAGCTGCTCACGAGTTTGGTCGCTTCTTTACTGGTCAAATTACCGCTGCAGGTAAAGTGCCACCAGCGAAAGTTCTGGTTGCTGGTGCTGGTGTTGCGGGTCTTGCCGCAATTGGTGCCGCAGGTAGTTTAGGTGCGATTGTTCGCGCATTTGACGTTCGTCCCGAAGTAAAAGAGCAAGTCCAGTCAATGGGTGCAGAATTCCTTGAGGTCGATTTTAAGGAAGACTCTGGCTCTGGTGATGGTTACGCAAAAGAGATGTCGGATGAATTCAACAAGAAAGCGGCTGAGCTATATGCTGAGCAAGCGAAAGATGTTGATATTATCATTACAACCGCTCTTATTCCGGGCCGTCCAGCACCAAAGCTGATTACCAAAGAAATGGTAGACAGCATGAAAGCGGGTAGTGTCATCGTCGATTTAGCTGCAGCTAACGGCGGCAACTGCGAATACACAGTCGCGGATAAGGTTATCACTACAGAAAATGGCGTTAAAATCGTTGGATACACCGACATGGTTGCGCGTCTTCCGACCCAATCTTCACAGCTGTATTCTACGAACTTGGTGAACTTGATTAAACTGCTTTGCAAAGAGAAAGACGGCAACATTGATATCGACTTTGAAGATGTTGTTATTCGCGGCGTGACAGTGGTTAAAGAAGGTGAGGTTACATGGCCTGCACCACCTATCAAGGTTTCAGCTCAGCCTGCTCAGCAAGCGCCTGTGCAACCTAAAATTGAGCCAAAAGTAAAAGAGCCAACGTCTCCGGCGAAAAAGTTCGGCGCGTTAGTTGCTGGTGTTGCGGTATTTGGTTGGATCGCGTCTGTTGCTCCTGCGGCTTTCCTATCTCACTTTACCGTGTTTGTTTTGGCGTGTGTTGTCGGTTACTACGTTGTGTGGAACGTAACCCATGCGTTGCACACTCCGCTTATGTCCGTAACGAATGCAATCTCAGGCATTATTGTTGTCGGAGCGCTCCTACAAATTGGACAAGGAAATGGTGTGGTGTCATTCCTCGCATTCGTCGCTGTCTTAATTGCCAGTATTAATATTTTCGGTGGTTTCACCGTTACCAAGCGCATGCTTGAAATGTTCCGTAAAGATTAA